From a single Parambassis ranga chromosome 2, fParRan2.1, whole genome shotgun sequence genomic region:
- the LOC114426278 gene encoding ras-related protein Rab-19-like, whose amino-acid sequence MHTAGPEHDDSFDFLFKIILIGDSNVGKTCVVQNFKSGNYAEKQQNTIGVDFTVRTVDIEGKKVKIQVWDTAGQERFRTITQSYYRSAHGAMIAYDITRRSTFDSVSHWIKEVEQYGAANVVLVLIGNKCDLEQERQVQFVEACDLAKERGILAALETSAKESQNVDEAFMMMARELLSRNGLNVQQGDAGSTPRVLLRANSRPVDGTGSAYTTPEKKSCC is encoded by the exons atgCATACAGCAGGACCAGAACATGACGACTCTTTTGATTTCCTGTTTAAGATCATCCTCATTGGAGACTCTAATGTGGGGAAGACCTGCGTGGTTCAGAATTTTAAGTCAGGGAATTAcgcagagaaacagcagaacaCCATCGGGGTGGATTTCACTGTGCGGACGGTGGACATCGAGGGGAAGAAAGTGAAG atcCAGGTGTGGGACACTGCAGGCCAGGAGAGGTTTCGGACCATCACCCAGAGCTACTACCGCAGCGCTCATGGCGCCATGATCGCCTATGACATCACACGCCGCTCGACCTTTGACTCCGTGAGCCACTGGATCAAAGAAGTGGAGCAGTACGGAGCAGCCAATGTAGTTCTGGTTCTCATAG GTAACAAATGTGACCTGGAGCAGGAGCGGCAGGTTCAGTTTGTGGAAGCTTGCGATTTGGCAAAGGAGAGAGGCATACTAGCTGCTCTGGAAACTTCTGCAAAG GAGAGTCAGAATGTGGATGAAGccttcatgatgatggccaggGAGCTTCTTTCTCGTAATGGCCTTAACGTCCAGCAGGGGGACGCGGGGAGCACTCCTCGGGTGCTGCTGCGAGCCAACTCCAGACCGGTGGATGGCACTGGGTCAGCGTACACGACACCAGAGAAGAAGTCATGCTGTTGA
- the LOC114431867 gene encoding tetraspanin-8-like produces MQRSAVVVVADKTSLKRPFIFANAVHMALCFFMLTMTVAWHRDLVQTGKVVSSVSVALMYVIEIGCLLLSVLGVIGACTGKRWCLILYAAGMAAASQTIIVRTALSYQDVYEKRVLREESKLLSMMPLSGTSKANRTLLDSIQKQFECCGLIEGYKDWGTSIPASCNCQYPGKCIRLRGSATLGAPKNQYVYQEPCLPIYVSELKLAFSLAMAIQFGSGVFWVILLVMSIKLMGQIRRKQEFRALLQSNRYVPGAF; encoded by the exons atgCAGCGGAGCGCAGTGGTCGTGGTGGCGGATAAAACGAGCCTGAAAAGGCCGTTTATATTCGCAAATGCTGTGCATATG GCGCTTTGCTTCTTCATGTTGACGATGACAGTAGCCTGGCACAGAGACCTCGTACAAACCGGCAAA GTGGTGTCCAGTGTTTCCGTAGCACTCATGTACGTCATAGAGATCGGCTGCCTGCTGCTCTCAGTGCTCGGTGTGATTGGAGCCTGCACAGGAAAGAGATGGTGTTTGAttctg tatgcAGCCGGGATGGCAGCAGCAAGTCAGACGATCATTGTCAGAACAGCACTAAGTTACCAGGATGTTTATGAG AAGCGTGTGCTCCGTGAAGAGTCCAAGCTGCTGTCCATGATGCCTCTCAGTGGAACAAGCAAAGCCAACAGGACGCTACTGGACAGCATTCAAAAACAA TTTGAATGCTGCGGTCTTATTGAAGGCTACAAGGACTGGGGCACTTCCATCCCAGCCTCCTGTAACTGTCAGTATCCAGGAAAATGC ATCCGACTGAGGGGCAGTGCCACACTCGGAGCTCCAAAGAACCAGTATGTTTATCAAGAG CCTTGTCTACCTATTTATGTCTCTGAACTGAAACTTGCATTCTCATTGGCGATGGCTATACAGTTTGGAAGTGGAGTGTTTTGG GTGATTTTACTCGTCATGAGCATCAAGCTGATGGGCCAGatcaggaggaaacaggagtTCAGGGCTCTCCTCCAGTCAAACAGATATGTTCCTGGTGCTTTctag
- the LOC114432693 gene encoding tetraspanin-8-like, which translates to MGKVNACLNRSYIVVITLIALIALVFLGFTLFSHGYLHQEEQDGSVYLGFHAMYIISSVCLVLAFFGALGATKEKKWALIVFAVGMILSSLFMLVSEIQGIAMRAQMAAIIKTQYREILPLVNVSEDTMEELHRVQRDFQCCGLDQGYQDWEYSIPESCLCEEDAINPCVVAPRNSSLFKNNEDEQPVMIYSMACLKSVVAYDMSIFDGVIGVMMGYTLLWVLSVVLCITILCQLDRKEDTPTVVYSKEAKAGNYSSLTEIS; encoded by the exons ATGGGGAAAGTGAACGCGTGTTTGAACCGGAGTTACATCGTCGTGATAACTTTGATCGCG CTCATCGCCCTGGTGTTTTTAGGATTCACTCTGTTCAGTCATGGATACCTGCACCAAGAGGAACAG GACGGGTCTGTGTACCTTGGCTTTCATGCCATGTACATTATCTCCTCTGTATGTCTGGTCTTGGCCTTCTTTGGTGCCCTGGGTGCCACCAAGGAGAAAAAATGGGCACTAATAGTG tttgCAGTTGGAATGATTCTGAGCAGTCTGTTCATGCTTGTGAGTGAAATTCAGGGAATCGCTATGCGAGCGCAG atGGCTGCAATAATTAAAACCCAATACAGGGAAATACTACCACTGGTGAATGTTAGTGAGGACACCATGGAGGAACTTCATCGTGTACAGAGAGAT TTTCAGTGTTGTGGGCTGGATCAGGGCTACCAGGATTGGGAGTACTCCATTCCAGAATCCTGCCTATGTGAGGAAGACGCCATTAAtccatgt gtGGTGGCACCTAGAAATAGCAGCCTGTTTAAAAACAACGAGGATGAGCAGCCTGTTATGATTTATAGCATG gCATGCCTTAAATCTGTGGTTGCTTACGATATGTCTATCTTTGATGGTGTAATAGGTGTAATGATGGGATACACATTATTGTGG gtgttGTCGGTCGTGTTGTGCATCACCATCTTGTGTCAGCTGGATCGGAAGGAGGACACACCCACGGTTGTCTACAGCAAAGAGGCaaaagcaggaaactacagcaGTCTGACAGAGATCTCCTGa